CCATCACCACCTGATTGGCGGCTTTGGGATTGTCCTTCTTCCAGTCGCCAATCAGGGGCCAACTGGACCCCATGTACATCACGCCCAGCCCGATGAAGCCGATGACGGCAACAAGAGGTGCGATGGTCTGTGCAGCAGCCTGCACATCCCCGAAAAGCTGCTCAATTGCAGTAGCCAGATCCACTTATGGGTCCTCCTGAATCGAATGTGTATAGAAAGATGGCAGCCGAGCATCCGTCCTGTGCGCCATGACGCTGAAGATACGTATGTTTGGGGTCATCCGGCATAGGTTGGAAGCGCTGCCACCTCATCTCCTGACACTTTCAGCGTATCAAAGTGAGGTAGCGTGACCGTACGAATTTTTCAGGTTGAGCTTGGGAGTTTTTCATATTTAAGAGGAACTATTTCATCTTCTTGAAATAGCATTTTGTGGAGGAAAAGAGCGGCCTATTGGTTGCATTAGCAGGTCAAGGAAGGCATACTACATCATATTACGAACAGATTGAGTATCGACATTATTATGAATGCACTGACAACCCCTAACAAAACGCTGTTCCTGAGCTATTCGCGCCGTCAAACGACCTGGTGTAATGATTTGTATACAGCGATTGATACCTATACTCACTTCTACCGCTGGCGCGATAACAAAATTCCTGAGAGTGCAGATTGGTGGGATAGTATCTGCCTGAACATTGAAGGATGCTACGCCTTTGTAGCGATTCTGTCTCAGGATTATCTGGATTCAGTCTATTGTATGGGTGAGCTGGAATATGCGCTTAAGCTCAACAAACCCATCATTGCTCTGATGCTGCATGATGTTGATTATCCCCAGCAATTGAATGAACAGCGGCTGCAATTCGCACGAGTCAACGATCTGCAGATGCCACAGGTCATCAACAAAATCCTGAGCGCTTGCAACCAGATCACATTAGGCTATATGCAGGATGCCTATTCAACGGATATTCATCCCCGGCAGCATTTACGTCCTCGTGTACCGACTCCCAAAGCATCGACGCCAACACCCGAAGAAGATGCGATTCTCAACAAGCAAATTGATGAAGTCACCGTACATGGGCAAATCCCAACGCGTGATTTGATGCGCCGCTACAATGAAGAGAAGAATCGTAATATTCGGTTGGCAAGGGATTTGCTGGATAAGATTGCCCAGCGCCAGGATGTACCAATATTTTTCGACGTGGATGAAGAAAACAAAGAGCTAAGCGTGGCTGAAAAACGCTTTGCTGAAGAAGAACGACAGCGACAGCGTATCAAGCAGGTGAGTGGAGAATATGACGACCTCGCTCACTATGTCAGTACCGCACGCCCCCAAAGTGCCATGAAAGCCATCAAGCGCTTTATAGAGGCTTATCCAGAGTTTGGTGACCCGCAAGACTTAATGGCAAAATTTCGACCAACCAGTAAAAGTCTGATGCCTGCTCCCTTCGATTGGATCGAGATTCCCGGCAAAAGCTACAGCATTGCCAAGTATCCCATCACCAACGCTCAATTTGCCAAATTTATCGAAGCGGGAGGTTACAGTACCGAACGATGGTGGACACAAGCAGGATGGGCACAACGTGAAAAAGGCAGTTTGACAGAACCACGCTACTGGACCGATAGCAAATGGAACGGTGCAGAACAACCCGTCGTGGGTGTATCATGGTTTGAAGCGGTTGCGTTTTGCCTATGGTTAAGCGAAACTACAGGCGAAAACATCATGCTACCTACGGAAGATCAATGGCAGTACGCCGCACAGGGTGACGATGGGCGGGATTACCCATGGGGCAATGATTGGGATTGTAAACGGTGCAATAATTCTGTGAAACCCTGCAATAGCAAAGTAACAACGCCTGTGCGACACTATGAAGGCAAAGGCGATAGCCCCTTTGGTGTGGTGGACATGGCAGGTAATGTCTGGGAGTGGTGCCTGACGGATTATGACAATGAGACCAATGATATTAATAGCGATGCTACGGATCGCGTGCTTCGCGGCGGCTCGTGGTACGACGACATTACTGGTTACTTCCGCTGCGATTGCCGTAACCAGTACTATCCACGCCTCACGAACGGCGATAGGGGATTTCGCCTTTCCCGCTTCAATTAAGCTTTCTGTATCCTGTATTCTGTTTACTGTGTTCTGATAATTCCCGCGCTGTGCGCGGGGGAAGTTCGCCCGTCAGGGCGATCAAATGCGGCAAATCTTATGACACTGTTTACCTTCCATTTTGCTAAAGTAAAGATAGCTAAAGCGGTCAACGCGCTATTGCGCCCACCAACCGGGGAAAAAGTCCCTGGCCTCATCTACGCAGAATGTATGTCGAAGATGACGCTTGGTGCTCCTATCCTGTCGCCAGCGCGGATGCAACTTCGCCATCTGACGATGTTCGCAGCGTGGGAGAGCCATGCTGCAATAGACGATTTTCTTGACGGTACACAACTTGGCCGTGCGTTTGCCACCGGATGGCATGTACGGATGGCATTCCTGCGGCGCTGGGGTCACATTACTGAATTCGATGGCCTTCCAGAAAGCGTTGGCGAACAAGACCCCGAAGCCCCTGTGGTTGCGGTGACCCTGGCACGGATGAGGTTGCCACAGGTCCCGCGTTTCATTCGTTGGGGCAAGCCAGTCGAAGAACTTGTGCGAGACCACCCAGGCACCACGCTCGCGGCAGCGGCAATGAGGCTGCCTCGCACGGTTTCTACCTTTTCAGTCTGGACCTCCCAACGAGAGATGGTCGAAATGGTGCGTGGACATAGCACCGTGCCTCAAGCTGAGCGACATGCCGCTGCAATGGTCGAACGCCAGCGCAAGGATTTTCACTTCGAGTTCACGACGCTTCGCTTCAGACCAATCGCAGAGTACGGGGAGTGGGAAGGACGTACCAATATCATTCCAAGTCCGTGACTCAGGGTGACGCCAGAACCGAAACTATTGCAAAGATGAAGTGCAATCCCTCTCCGCCGATTTGTCAGGCACTCAGCTTTAGCGGATGAGCTGAATAGCGAAGCGGTATTCTCCCACACCTATACTCGCGTACGATTCGTCCATCCAATACCAGACTAGCGTCAGATTCACTGCCTGCTCTGGCACCAGTTCGAAAGGCTGCATTCCCTCCGCCGGGTTGCGCGGACCGGGCGGGTCAGGTGCGTAGCCAAGCGCCAGCCAGATGTCGTCGGGCGTGAAGGTTGCAGCTTCATTACCCTGATTGTAGATCCGCATCTGAATTTTAAGCTGCCCTTCAACGGTCGTCACGCTGATGATCTGCACATCCAGGTCAGGGTCAGCTTCTACAGTAGCGATTGGCGTTGGCGTCAGCATCGGTGTGGCTGAAGTCGGCAGTGTCACCAGCGAAACCAGTTCATCCAGACGGCTCAATTCCTGCTCAGGCGGATAGCTGGCTGTCACCAGGGTGCGCGTCGCCGTTGGTAGGCCGTTCTCATCCAGCTCACCCATCAGCAACAGTATCAACCCAGGCTCCACCTGCCGAAAAATCCCGGTATCGCTCCGCAGCACCTCGACCTTATGGGCGAATTCATAGCGCAGTACCGCCCCCGTATTCAGCGTCAGATTGAAGACAGCACCCTCCTCTATAGACTCGAACAACGCGGCGTTATCCTCCGACCAGGGAATGCCAATCACAGGCCGCACCACCATGCCGTTCACAAACGACGCAATATCAGGATTAGGGTCATAATGCCACTCAGCCGCATCGATATTGCGACGCTGCACTACCCATACACGTGGCGTCTCGCTGCTAGCTGTCACAACCTGCAAATTCACCGGATAAGTCACTGCTCGTTCAGAATCGCCGCTAGCAATCACATCATCCTGCGCTTCGAGCGCGAGGGGTGTCGGCGTGGGGGAGATTTCAAGTGTTGGTGATGGCGAGGCTAGTGGTGTCACATTCAATGCCACGTCATCAGGGCCGCCACGCAACAACCGAAAAGCCATCACGCCTAGGAAAATCAGCATGATGATCGCCATTGCCATCAGCACCCTGGCAGATGGCTTACCTACTGCAACATCAACCGCTGCTTCGCCAATTTGCGGCAGATCGTTTTCTCTGGCAGCCGCCTGCACCCGCTGCGGCGTCCGTGCCCAGCGCGTCCCCACTGGCACCAGCGCCGATTCCTGATAGCGTTTCAGCAGCTCGGCAGCGACTCGCCTTTCCAGTTCATCCGAGCCAATAGCGCCCGCATTACGTACTTCCCGGTAATATGCCGTGCGATAGCTTTTCTGGCGATCGGTTGGCACCAATTCCCACAGAGCTTGTAGTTCTTCCAGCGAAAGGATCTCAAGCTCGTCTATGGTGTGATAGCGTAGAGTTTCGTGCAATGATTTCTCCTACTCTCAGCATACAATCTCAGACCAGAAAGGAATCTGTCGATAATCTGATGGACTCCCATAAACTAATTCACCAGATCGCAAGAATTCATTTTGGAAATAGTTCTCCAAGTTGTATCCGTAGTAGATGGTGTCAATAGCCTGAACCATCGAAAGAACAGGGTTGCCAGCCATGACAGGATATGCAGGCAGATAGCGGTGTCCACATAGCGGGATAAGTGGTGGTGCCTTTTCAAGAGCTAGCTTAACTATCTCGAATGCATCCTTTAGCTTTTCGGGGCGAATTTCCCATTCTTTCATCCAGAATTGATTATGTTCGACATCAAAACAAAACGAATCAAAAATTTGATTCTTATGATGTTGAAGTATGGCCTCTGGCTCGTGGTGCCAGTTCGGAAAATGATCATAAACTGTTGTTTCCCCGTCCCATCTCTGTAGCGTATAGGAGATCGGGACAGCGTACTGTAGAAATTCTCTCAGGTCAGGTGGAAACTGAAACGTTCCCACGGACTCAATATGTTTAACTTGCTCATTGTTCAGCCCCTTCTCAAACGTGATTCCCTTCTCTCGAAGCGCCGCCACTAATTGAACAATTTGTTTCTCGTCCATTTGGAACCCCCCTAGAACGGAACGCAGTCTTTAAATTTCATTTTAGCCTCCAATCACATTACCGCTGCCACCAAGTTGGGATTCTTTCTTCACGGCTTTATCGTAACTAGCATCGGTAGCGGGTTGCACATTAACCTGCATCGTCGGATCAACCTTCACACTGACCTGCGCTTGAGCTGTTTCTATCGGCACAGGCACCGCACCATAAGCCGAAATTTCTGTCGGTAGCATCCGGGCACCGTGTTCCAGCCTGTCCACTTCGTTGCGTGCCTTGACCCATGAGACTCCCTGCGTCGTCTGCACCTGCTTGTCGAGCAGCTCGCGCGTCTGCGTCGGCATCTTGCCATCCGGTGATGTCTGCACCTCGCGCACGATCTGATCCGTTTGCTGTGGAGTCAAACCCAGTCGAAGCGCCTGATTCACGAACAAGCCAAAGCGCGCCAAATCCTGCTGAATGGGTGATCCGCCCTTTTCCTGAGGCGTAACGCCCATCATCCGCGCCATGTGATCCGCGACTTGAATGTGATCCATGCCTGCATTTGCTGGTAGCCCGGACTGCTGACGATCTGACTGCACCTGACTCATGACATCGCCCAGGACGCTTGCCACATTCGATACGCCTTCTAGGCGAAGCTGGCCAAGCATCGCCCCTAGCGTGGAATGCGTGCCAGTGTGTGCACGAAGCGCATCAGAAACATGCTGTTCCATTTCCTCACTTTGCATCTCAGAAGCGTAAGTGCTGCGCTCCTGGCGACGCTGCTCATTCAGGTCATTGTTGTTCGCTGTTGTTACGGGTGACTCTGGCGTAAACGTTCCCATTCGATACGTTCCCATACGACCTGGACGCACCCGATTAGGCAGGTTGCCAGGCAGCATCTCGCCTTCGGCATCCTCAAAGAATTCCGATCGCGTTCGGGCTTTTGGGCTGTCGCGTGATGCGCGTGGCAGCGTCCAGGTATCCAGTCCTTCCCCCACGGCAGGCACCAGCATGGGACGATTGATCACCTGCCCCTGTTCGTTGTAATCTGCTCTGTCAGGGTCACGATTGCTCAGCAGCTTAGCTCCGACAACTGGCCCTGCTACGCGTCCAACGATGGGTACATTGCGCGCGACCTGCCGTGTGACGCTCCCTTCGGTGAATTGCTCTGCCGCTTCGCCCAATGACGTGTTGCGTGCCCCCGGTAAATAAGCCAAAGTGCGAGCGGCCCCACTCAGCGTGTGCGATCCGCCAAAGCTGATCCCTGCTGCCTGAGCCATGGTCGCACCCTGGTTCAGGGCCGACATGCCTGCCAGCGCATTGGAGCCCACAGCAACGGCTGCGCCCGTCGCCAAGGCACCTGCGCCTGCTGTCGCCAGCGCTGCCGAACCGGGCGACAGCATCACGCCTCCTGTGACCTGACTCATCGCATTGAAAAGTCGATTGAAGCTGTTCCAGACCGCTTTGATGCCGGACCACATCGTAATCAGCATGAACACCAGACAGATCACGCCGATACCCACGATAGCCGCTGCGCTGCCCGTCGCCGCACCTGCCAGAAAGAAGCCGATCACCAGCCCTTGAATGAGCGCAATGATGACCGTCTGCACAATCAGTTCAATCCACTGATTGATGATGCTGTGGGCGATGCTCTCAGTGCGCTTGAAGAAGGCAAACAGAATGGCGATCCCAAATGAAACGAAGGTGATACCCATCGCAATCGTGATCAGCAGATGCACGATCTGT
The Phototrophicus methaneseepsis DNA segment above includes these coding regions:
- a CDS encoding SUMF1/EgtB/PvdO family nonheme iron enzyme, encoding MNALTTPNKTLFLSYSRRQTTWCNDLYTAIDTYTHFYRWRDNKIPESADWWDSICLNIEGCYAFVAILSQDYLDSVYCMGELEYALKLNKPIIALMLHDVDYPQQLNEQRLQFARVNDLQMPQVINKILSACNQITLGYMQDAYSTDIHPRQHLRPRVPTPKASTPTPEEDAILNKQIDEVTVHGQIPTRDLMRRYNEEKNRNIRLARDLLDKIAQRQDVPIFFDVDEENKELSVAEKRFAEEERQRQRIKQVSGEYDDLAHYVSTARPQSAMKAIKRFIEAYPEFGDPQDLMAKFRPTSKSLMPAPFDWIEIPGKSYSIAKYPITNAQFAKFIEAGGYSTERWWTQAGWAQREKGSLTEPRYWTDSKWNGAEQPVVGVSWFEAVAFCLWLSETTGENIMLPTEDQWQYAAQGDDGRDYPWGNDWDCKRCNNSVKPCNSKVTTPVRHYEGKGDSPFGVVDMAGNVWEWCLTDYDNETNDINSDATDRVLRGGSWYDDITGYFRCDCRNQYYPRLTNGDRGFRLSRFN